Genomic segment of Candidatus Neomarinimicrobiota bacterium:
ATGCTTTTGGCAAATTCAAGATTGACCTCCGGCAATTTCTGACGTTCTACATTGAGTACTTTAAGTTCATACGGAGCAGTAATTCCATTGGCATCTGTCGGAACCGTCACGCGAATCAAGTCGTCCGCTTTGGCACCAAGTACTTTAGTTTCATTCTCACCAATGAATGGATCTTCGCCAACTTTTAAAAATCTTTGATCAAGTTTTTCACCGATAATTGGTAGTCCGGATTCGTCTAGTTTTTGGAAATCGGCGATGACAAAATCACCTTTCTTCGCACCATCTTCTACCGTATTCACTTCCATTTTTGATTTTCTAAATTCATCCATGGCAGCGGTCAAATCTTCTTCGTCCGGTTCGTACACCTTTTTTTCGACTTTAAGAGTGTGCTTTCGAAGCTTCGGCAGTTTAATAATTGGCTCCACTTCCGCTTTCGTAGTAAAAGACAAAGGTTTTTCAAATCCAAATTCAATGTCCTCTACGGTTGCTCGATTTACCGGAACAATATTTTCCTGCTGAAGAGCTTTCAGATAAAAGTCATTCAAATGGGAATCAATGAAGTGCGCCTCAATATCGCCCAGATACAAACTCATTAGTTTACTGACCGGTACCTTCCCGGGGCGGAATCCGGGCATTTTTATTTGCTTCCCAAACGAGCGTACTGCTTTATTAAAATCAGATTCCAACTCTTTCCAAGGAACTTGAATTTTGAGTTCCCGGGTAACACTGTTTGTGGATGATACTTTAATTTGCATAATTATCTTTCATAAAGGGCGGTGAATTTAAGAATAATCGCTTAAGGCGCTACACCATAATCCAAGATCAATTGACTTCCCCGATACATTACTATCATTCCAACCATTTGAAAAACATGAAACAAATCGTTGTGATTGAAATGCTGATGCAATGAAAATCCGCTAACTTGCACGCCGGCGCCAATGAACATAATAAAAATTCCCATTGCAACGTGTCCCGTGCCCGGACTACCGGAACCAAAATGACTATAAAGCATAATGGCAAATACGAATCCCATCGCCGGAGCGTAAAATTTAACAACATTCAAAAAAGAATCATCCTTTGATATTGTGAAAAGATATGCGCCGAGAAATACGATCGGGATCCAGCTAAGCCATCGGACCGCGTCAAAGGAAAAGCTATGATGAAAAGTGCCCATTAAAAAAAAGACGCTCGTAAATCCTACGGGAATGATTGTTGCTTTCCATAGTAATTGCTGAGTTTCGCCGG
This window contains:
- the tig gene encoding trigger factor, with amino-acid sequence MQIKVSSTNSVTRELKIQVPWKELESDFNKAVRSFGKQIKMPGFRPGKVPVSKLMSLYLGDIEAHFIDSHLNDFYLKALQQENIVPVNRATVEDIEFGFEKPLSFTTKAEVEPIIKLPKLRKHTLKVEKKVYEPDEEDLTAAMDEFRKSKMEVNTVEDGAKKGDFVIADFQKLDESGLPIIGEKLDQRFLKVGEDPFIGENETKVLGAKADDLIRVTVPTDANGITAPYELKVLNVERQKLPEVNLEFAKSIDPDCESLEKFQTKIREKIEENYERRSQEELDRSLSDALIEKVNTEYPPSMVESYLGHMVTELKNEAKRELDEEKVREVYRPVAERNLQWYLIRKALIQNQDFEITKEALDQNLAKAIERNPDHKKELQQYYKKPSNRHRIEDDLMEKKILDYIRGFAKIKEVKVPTKTLRENPTERGS